A single region of the Sulfurospirillum arsenophilum NBRC 109478 genome encodes:
- a CDS encoding peptide-binding protein, producing MKTFLLTLLFFTCNVVASTLHLSISANPSRLNPIISTDKTSSDVAQWIFNGLIKYDKDANIIPDLAQSYHFVDDTTLIFELRRDVKWSDGVPFTAKDVLFTYETILSPKIFTPYSSGFTHILHVKMIDEFTVEVKYKYPYFKALEVWMMEVLPEHLLKNEADLMTSKFNQNPLGTGPYTLTQFNISKDIVLDANPNYFIHKPNIGQIIFHYLPDRSAEFLMLKSKRLDVGSLSPLQLERQIDEDFRAHYSIYEDIAHNYSYMGFNLKSEKFKDPRVREALSLAIDRQELVDILYFGHGKVCTGPFLPGTGAFNETVKAPKPDIARAKALLKEAGYDDAHPFVFELSTSANGSGSYSAQILQHQLKKAGVVMKLRIMEWQAFLNTVITPHNFEAVLMGWSLGLKPDAYSIWHSESMRKGGFNFIGYENAEVDELIKDAEKIVDQEKFDALYQEIFAKIVADNPYLFLVIPNSITVVNKEITPVSTSIIGVMHNAIDWIKPEF from the coding sequence ATGAAAACATTTTTACTCACCCTTCTTTTTTTTACATGTAATGTTGTAGCCAGTACGCTGCATCTCTCAATTTCAGCCAATCCTAGTCGCCTCAATCCTATTATTTCAACCGATAAAACCAGTTCGGATGTCGCGCAGTGGATCTTTAATGGACTCATCAAATACGATAAAGATGCGAACATTATCCCAGATCTTGCGCAGAGTTACCACTTTGTGGACGATACAACTCTTATCTTTGAGCTCAGGCGTGATGTGAAATGGAGTGATGGAGTCCCTTTTACCGCCAAAGATGTGCTTTTTACGTATGAAACAATTCTCTCCCCGAAAATCTTTACACCTTACTCCTCAGGCTTTACGCACATTTTACATGTAAAAATGATAGATGAGTTTACCGTCGAAGTGAAGTATAAATACCCGTACTTCAAAGCGCTCGAAGTGTGGATGATGGAAGTATTGCCAGAACATTTGCTGAAAAACGAAGCGGATTTGATGACGAGTAAATTCAACCAAAACCCACTTGGTACGGGACCTTATACATTAACGCAGTTTAATATCTCTAAAGATATTGTCTTAGATGCCAATCCGAACTATTTTATCCACAAACCTAACATTGGTCAGATCATTTTTCACTATTTGCCTGATCGTTCCGCAGAGTTTTTGATGCTCAAATCTAAAAGGCTCGATGTTGGTTCACTTTCACCGCTACAGTTAGAACGCCAGATTGATGAGGATTTTAGGGCGCATTATAGTATCTATGAAGACATTGCGCATAATTATTCGTACATGGGGTTTAACCTTAAATCGGAAAAGTTCAAAGACCCAAGGGTTCGAGAAGCGCTCTCTTTAGCGATTGATCGTCAAGAATTGGTCGATATTCTCTATTTTGGGCATGGAAAAGTCTGTACCGGCCCTTTTTTACCAGGAACGGGAGCCTTTAATGAAACTGTTAAGGCTCCAAAGCCCGACATCGCAAGAGCCAAAGCGCTGCTGAAAGAAGCAGGGTATGATGATGCACATCCTTTTGTGTTTGAGCTGAGCACCAGTGCCAATGGTAGTGGAAGTTACTCCGCACAAATTCTCCAGCATCAGCTTAAAAAGGCAGGTGTGGTGATGAAGCTTCGCATTATGGAGTGGCAAGCGTTTTTAAATACGGTTATAACCCCTCACAATTTTGAAGCCGTTTTAATGGGGTGGTCATTGGGGCTTAAGCCAGATGCCTACAGCATTTGGCACAGTGAATCTATGCGTAAAGGTGGGTTTAATTTCATTGGTTATGAAAATGCTGAGGTTGATGAACTCATTAAAGATGCAGAAAAAATAGTCGATCAAGAAAAATTTGATGCACTCTACCAAGAAATTTTTGCCAAAATCGTTGCCGACAATCCTTATCTTTTTCTCGTTATCCCCAATTCTATAACGGTGGTCAATAAAGAGATTACTCCTGTGTCAACTTCGATAATTGGGGTTATGCACAACGCCATTGACTGGATTAAACCAGAATTTTAA